In Sphingobacterium sp. PCS056, the following proteins share a genomic window:
- a CDS encoding DEAD/DEAH box helicase, translating into MNPFLELGIREEIVNAISELGFEKPSEIQEKAIPVLLTGNDDFVGLAQTGTGKTAAFGLPLLQQLDFSQKHPQALVLCPTRELCLQISKDIERYAKNLDNVHVVAVYGGANISDQLRQIRRGVQIVVATPGRMLDIIGRNAIDFSQVKYVVLDEADEMLNMGFKEDINNILSETPDTKKTWLFSATMPSEVRRIAKNYMTDPVEMTVGTKNTGNANIEHQYYLIRAKDKYAAFKRIVDSNPDIFGIVFCRTKIETQEIAESLIKDGYNADSLHGDLSQQQRDKVMKRYRDRSLQLLIATDVAARGIDVNDVTHVINFSLPDEIENYTHRSGRTARAGKTGISISLINIKEQSKIRQLEKVIGKQFERKQVPQGADVVEKQLLTIINKVQNVEVNEDQINQFLPAIMEGFESLSKEDIVKRFASLEFNRFLDYYKGAHDLNIEARDISSNGRERGERGERGERGERGSSKGFTRLFMNLGSVDEFSRGDMLGFICNNAKISGKSIGKIDLKGVFTFFEVEDAEVAKVFEGFKEVDFNGRNVRIEVSGDGKTENRGGGNRSRGGSGERRSFGGGERREGGYRGGDRRSGGGERREGGYRGGDRREGNGGGFRDFSGKRKESSNKY; encoded by the coding sequence ATGAACCCATTTTTAGAACTGGGAATCCGTGAGGAAATTGTTAATGCCATCTCAGAATTAGGTTTTGAAAAACCTTCTGAAATTCAGGAAAAAGCCATTCCTGTTTTATTGACTGGTAACGACGATTTTGTCGGATTAGCCCAAACCGGCACAGGTAAGACAGCAGCATTTGGTCTTCCATTATTACAGCAATTAGACTTTTCTCAGAAACATCCTCAAGCGTTGGTATTATGCCCGACACGTGAGCTTTGTTTGCAAATCTCGAAAGATATAGAAAGATATGCTAAAAACCTAGACAACGTACATGTTGTTGCGGTTTATGGAGGTGCAAATATTAGTGACCAACTACGTCAGATCAGACGTGGAGTGCAAATTGTAGTAGCGACCCCTGGTCGTATGTTAGATATCATTGGCCGTAATGCTATTGATTTCTCTCAAGTAAAATATGTTGTGTTAGATGAAGCGGATGAGATGCTTAATATGGGCTTCAAAGAAGACATCAACAACATTTTGTCAGAGACTCCTGACACTAAAAAAACATGGTTATTCTCAGCTACTATGCCTTCAGAGGTTCGTCGTATTGCTAAAAACTATATGACTGATCCTGTAGAGATGACTGTAGGAACAAAAAACACAGGTAATGCAAACATTGAGCATCAATATTATTTGATTAGAGCTAAAGATAAATATGCTGCTTTCAAACGTATTGTTGATTCAAACCCTGATATTTTTGGTATCGTATTTTGTCGTACAAAAATTGAAACTCAAGAAATTGCAGAATCTTTAATTAAAGATGGTTACAATGCGGATTCACTACACGGAGATTTATCTCAACAACAACGTGATAAAGTGATGAAACGTTACCGTGACCGTAGTTTACAACTACTAATCGCTACCGATGTAGCGGCGCGTGGTATTGATGTAAACGACGTAACTCACGTAATTAACTTCTCTTTACCTGATGAAATTGAAAACTATACTCACCGTTCGGGCCGTACAGCTCGTGCTGGTAAAACTGGTATTTCAATCTCTTTAATCAACATTAAAGAACAAAGCAAAATCCGTCAACTTGAAAAAGTTATCGGAAAGCAATTTGAACGTAAACAAGTTCCTCAAGGAGCTGATGTTGTTGAAAAGCAATTATTGACAATCATCAATAAAGTTCAGAATGTAGAAGTTAATGAGGATCAAATCAATCAATTCTTACCAGCTATTATGGAAGGTTTTGAGTCGTTATCGAAAGAAGATATCGTAAAAAGATTTGCTTCATTAGAGTTCAATAGATTCTTAGATTATTACAAAGGTGCACACGATTTAAATATCGAAGCACGTGATATCAGCAGCAATGGCCGCGAACGTGGCGAAAGAGGTGAACGTGGTGAAAGAGGCGAGCGTGGTAGTTCAAAAGGATTTACTCGTTTGTTTATGAACTTAGGTTCTGTAGATGAATTCAGCCGTGGAGACATGTTAGGATTTATCTGTAACAACGCTAAAATCTCTGGTAAATCAATTGGTAAAATTGATCTAAAAGGAGTTTTCACATTCTTTGAAGTTGAAGATGCTGAAGTTGCTAAAGTATTTGAAGGATTCAAAGAAGTTGATTTCAACGGACGTAATGTTCGCATCGAAGTTTCTGGAGATGGAAAAACTGAAAACCGTGGTGGTGGAAACAGAAGCCGTGGTGGAAGTGGTGAGCGCAGAAGCTTTGGCGGCGGTGAAAGACGTGAAGGTGGATACCGTGGTGGAGATCGCAGAAGTGGTGGCGGTGAAAGACGTGAAGGTGGATACCGTGGTGGAGATCGCAGAGAAGGAAACGGTGGTGGTTTTAGAGACTTTTCTGGAAAAAGAAAAGAATCTAGTAACAAATACTAA
- the rlmB gene encoding 23S rRNA (guanosine(2251)-2'-O)-methyltransferase RlmB gives MQNFQRHDRSADREANQMVFGIRAVIEAIDSGKEIESLFIQRGLAGSLVLELKALLKEHDLGFQQVPIEKLNRITRKNHQGVIAVISPITYQKIEDIVPEIYEKGEVPLFLMLDGVTDVRNFGAIARTAECSGVHAIIVPKKGSAEVNPDAIKTSAGALYKIPVCRHEGLAKIGKFLIESGIQLVVSTEKTKDSIYDVDYTVPTCIIMGAEDTGVSDDLIRIADHLAKIPMFGEIGSLNVSVSAGVVLYEAIRQRVK, from the coding sequence ATGCAAAATTTTCAAAGACACGATAGATCAGCAGATCGTGAAGCCAATCAGATGGTTTTCGGTATTCGTGCCGTTATAGAAGCGATAGATAGTGGTAAAGAAATTGAATCATTATTTATTCAAAGAGGTTTAGCCGGAAGTTTAGTTTTAGAATTGAAAGCCCTATTGAAGGAGCACGATCTGGGATTTCAACAAGTTCCGATTGAGAAATTAAACCGTATCACACGCAAAAACCATCAAGGTGTCATTGCTGTTATTTCGCCTATTACCTATCAAAAAATTGAAGACATTGTTCCTGAGATTTATGAAAAAGGCGAGGTTCCCTTATTTTTAATGTTGGATGGTGTTACAGATGTGCGCAACTTTGGCGCTATTGCACGTACAGCCGAATGTTCGGGCGTTCATGCTATCATTGTACCCAAGAAGGGTTCTGCGGAAGTTAACCCTGATGCGATAAAGACTTCAGCAGGCGCTTTATATAAAATTCCAGTATGTCGTCATGAAGGTTTGGCTAAGATTGGTAAATTTTTGATTGAATCGGGGATACAGTTGGTAGTAAGTACGGAGAAGACAAAAGATAGTATTTATGATGTAGATTATACCGTACCTACATGTATCATCATGGGAGCTGAGGATACAGGAGTATCAGACGACTTAATTCGTATTGCTGATCATTTAGCAAAGATACCCATGTTTGGAGAAATAGGTTCATTAAACGTATCTGTTTCAGCTGGAGTAGTCCTTTACGAAGCTATTCGTCAGCGTGTCAAGTAA
- a CDS encoding DNA polymerase III subunit gamma/tau, translating to MENFIVSARKYRPVTFDSVVGQQHITGTLKNAIHNNQLAQAFLFCGPRGVGKTTCARILAKTINCENISDKSEACGKCDSCISFQNGNSFSIHELDAASNNSVDDIRNLIDQVRIPPQVGKFKIYIIDEVHMLSQQAFNAFLKTLEEPPTYAIFILATTEKHKILPTILSRCQIFDFNRIRIEDMANHLAHIAHHEDIQFDQDGLHIIAQKADGGLRDALSMFDQIVSFSNKNVTYQAVIDNLNILDYDYFFKLTDAILIENPAQVLLILNDILNNGFDGSHFISGLASHFRNLLVAKEPATLKLLEVSESIRMKYLDQAQKSSTGLLLSALNIANQCEINYRTSKNQRLQVELALLKICHLSSAIKLSQLGSIQLPDVSEGLKKNALI from the coding sequence ATGGAAAATTTTATTGTTTCTGCTCGTAAATATCGCCCAGTCACCTTCGATTCGGTTGTCGGCCAGCAACACATCACTGGTACACTCAAAAATGCTATTCATAACAATCAGTTGGCTCAAGCATTTTTATTTTGTGGACCGAGAGGTGTTGGCAAAACAACCTGTGCGCGTATTTTAGCAAAAACAATTAATTGTGAAAATATCTCCGACAAAAGTGAAGCCTGTGGCAAGTGTGATAGCTGTATCTCTTTTCAAAACGGCAATTCATTTAGTATTCATGAGCTAGATGCAGCATCTAACAATTCTGTAGATGACATTCGCAATCTCATTGATCAAGTTCGTATTCCACCACAAGTAGGAAAATTTAAGATTTATATTATAGATGAGGTTCACATGCTATCGCAGCAAGCCTTCAATGCCTTTCTTAAGACTTTGGAAGAACCGCCTACTTATGCTATTTTTATTTTAGCAACCACCGAAAAGCATAAAATATTACCAACGATTCTATCGCGTTGTCAGATTTTCGACTTTAATCGCATTCGTATCGAAGATATGGCCAACCATTTGGCTCATATTGCTCATCATGAAGATATTCAGTTTGATCAAGACGGACTCCATATCATCGCTCAAAAAGCAGATGGTGGGTTGCGTGATGCACTATCGATGTTTGATCAAATTGTGAGCTTTTCTAATAAGAACGTAACCTATCAGGCAGTCATTGATAATCTAAATATTTTAGATTACGATTATTTTTTCAAGCTGACTGATGCTATTTTAATCGAAAATCCAGCACAAGTATTACTCATATTAAATGATATTTTAAATAATGGATTTGACGGAAGCCATTTCATTTCAGGTTTAGCATCACATTTCAGAAATCTGTTAGTGGCAAAAGAACCTGCTACTTTAAAGTTACTAGAAGTGAGCGAAAGCATACGAATGAAGTATCTTGACCAAGCTCAAAAATCGTCGACAGGTTTATTATTATCAGCATTGAATATTGCTAATCAATGTGAGATCAATTATAGAACAAGTAAGAATCAACGTCTTCAAGTTGAATTAGCACTTCTCAAAATATGTCACTTATCAAGTGCTATTAAATTAAGCCAGCTCGGAAGTATTCAGCTTCCAGATGTTAGCGAAGGGCTAAAAAAAAACGCCCTGATTTAA
- a CDS encoding MIP family channel protein, which translates to MEIKSSTKFVAELIGTFGLVLFGCGAAAVAGATTLGGLFGLGLLGIALAFGLSVVVFAYAIGGISGCHINPAVTIGVLVAGKISVKDAVIYIVAQLIGALLGALVLQQILHGQISGFNSGEWAYGSNGWGKGYQNEYGVTAAFLTEAVLTFIFLFVILATTSRVGNSTMAGLAIGLTLVLIHLVAIPITGTSVNPARSFGPAILAGGQALSQLWLFIVAPVAGAILAAIVWLVLKPKGT; encoded by the coding sequence ATGGAAATAAAATCTTCTACAAAATTTGTTGCTGAGCTGATTGGAACTTTCGGTTTGGTACTATTTGGTTGTGGAGCTGCTGCTGTTGCAGGCGCTACAACATTAGGCGGATTGTTTGGCTTAGGATTATTGGGAATTGCTCTTGCATTTGGTCTCTCCGTCGTTGTTTTTGCTTATGCAATTGGTGGTATAAGTGGATGCCATATTAATCCTGCTGTAACAATAGGTGTTTTAGTCGCCGGAAAAATTTCAGTTAAAGATGCGGTCATTTACATTGTTGCACAATTAATTGGTGCATTATTGGGCGCATTAGTCCTGCAACAAATTCTTCACGGACAGATTTCCGGATTTAATTCTGGAGAATGGGCGTATGGTTCCAATGGTTGGGGAAAAGGATATCAAAATGAGTATGGTGTTACAGCCGCATTTTTAACGGAAGCTGTCTTAACGTTTATCTTTTTATTTGTAATCTTAGCGACTACCTCCAGAGTAGGAAATTCCACGATGGCTGGATTAGCTATAGGTCTTACCTTAGTATTGATCCATTTAGTAGCCATTCCAATTACTGGTACATCTGTAAATCCAGCACGTAGTTTTGGACCAGCTATATTAGCTGGAGGACAAGCGCTTTCGCAACTTTGGCTATTTATTGTAGCACCTGTAGCTGGCGCTATATTAGCTGCGATTGTATGGCTTGTTCTTAAACCTAAAGGAACTTAG